One genomic segment of Kiritimatiella glycovorans includes these proteins:
- a CDS encoding MBL fold metallo-hydrolase produces MNITFYGVRGVYPREDQMNCALVEVSGGRFFVDLGSPRIFDDASLIHEVDHVLITHLHPDHIAMLGSYIIGRISMHAAGETGSSRCTFVAPESIRDYMVFSELGAIESYDQTSEVPEMWMGASLSAVVTNHPKLTYAYRIEDGGRSAVFSGDTSYSKALAEFCAGADLVVLESSFREEHRELAEEWGHMCPSLTAQLVREARPRKLVLNHFVEMSGEEYRQEVLSRLDEPIPIEIAREGRTFQV; encoded by the coding sequence ATGAATATAACGTTTTACGGCGTGCGCGGGGTGTATCCGCGCGAGGACCAGATGAACTGCGCGCTGGTCGAGGTGTCCGGTGGACGTTTTTTCGTCGACCTCGGGTCGCCGCGGATCTTCGACGATGCCTCGTTGATCCATGAAGTCGACCACGTGCTGATCACCCACCTCCACCCCGACCACATCGCCATGCTGGGCAGCTACATCATCGGCCGCATCTCCATGCACGCCGCAGGCGAGACGGGCTCGAGCCGCTGTACGTTCGTCGCCCCCGAATCGATCCGCGACTACATGGTCTTTTCCGAACTCGGCGCGATCGAGAGCTACGACCAGACCTCGGAGGTGCCGGAGATGTGGATGGGCGCATCGCTGTCGGCCGTGGTGACCAACCACCCCAAGCTCACCTATGCCTACCGGATTGAGGACGGCGGCCGTTCAGCGGTCTTCTCCGGAGACACCTCCTACTCGAAGGCTCTCGCGGAATTCTGCGCCGGCGCGGATCTCGTCGTACTGGAGTCTTCGTTTCGTGAGGAACACCGCGAGCTGGCCGAGGAGTGGGGCCATATGTGCCCCTCGCTGACCGCGCAGCTCGTCCGCGAGGCCCGGCCGCGCAAGCTGGTGCTCAACCACTTTGTGGAGATGTCCGGCGAGGAATACCGGCAGGAAGTTCTCTCGCGGCTCGACGAACCCATCCCGATCGAGATCGCCCGCGAAGGCCGGACGTTTCAGGTGTGA
- a CDS encoding CHASE2 domain-containing protein, which yields MRRIRPWWAGLAALGIGLAVMIWNPAALRAWDRLGCDLLFRLTARPEWTGGVVVVDIDEEALGKYGQWPWPRTRLARLADRLNAAGAAAVGWDVLFLDEERKEDTSGSPRELHEALAGGRHVLGCFLDFAPPPGAEASLPEGYVGRYVLRGGARVEPVPHAPLVRYPVPSLVGKAAGVGFVNAFSGEDGVLRRVPLLAADRGQRLYPALTLEMLRVAFDAPNGVLESRGDTGRLRGIRLGSAFFPTDREGVVGVFFRSVPPPTVPVERLLAGELPNEMLEGRIVLIGSSAAGLFDRVATPVRGEIPGVEVHANVLDNLLAGDGVFPLPGGRRTTAAATALLGLLWLIPVARWRMRWAVLLVVAVFPAVTVAAWVLLTRFGMIAHPAPMISTWALLFAAVFVVRYRNEEVERRRLRSMFGRMVSESVLRYLDEHPENLSLQGVRTEATVFFSDAANFTSIAESLEPEQVAEILNRYFTRATEVVTESGGYVDKFEGDAMMAVWNVPYATPDHALRACESALRQQGVIDELRDEFRRDYGIDWHVRMGINTGPVVAGNMGSETHFEYTVLGDAVNQASRYEPLNKKYGTRIIIGEETNRRVSRVLETRFIDRVTVRGRSEPVEIYELVSPQPGGRKAEISNGNPAL from the coding sequence GTGAGACGCATACGTCCATGGTGGGCCGGCCTGGCGGCTCTGGGGATCGGACTGGCGGTCATGATCTGGAACCCGGCCGCGCTCCGGGCGTGGGACCGCCTCGGGTGCGACCTGCTTTTCCGGCTGACGGCCCGCCCGGAGTGGACCGGTGGTGTCGTGGTCGTGGACATCGACGAAGAGGCGCTCGGGAAGTACGGGCAGTGGCCCTGGCCGCGCACCCGGCTGGCCAGGCTGGCGGATCGGTTGAACGCCGCCGGTGCGGCGGCGGTGGGGTGGGACGTGCTGTTTCTCGACGAGGAACGCAAGGAGGACACGTCCGGAAGTCCGCGTGAACTGCACGAGGCCCTGGCGGGGGGGCGGCACGTACTGGGCTGTTTTCTGGATTTCGCGCCGCCGCCGGGAGCGGAAGCCTCTCTCCCCGAGGGGTACGTGGGGCGCTACGTCCTGAGGGGCGGGGCCCGGGTCGAACCCGTCCCGCACGCTCCGCTGGTCCGTTACCCGGTGCCTTCCCTGGTCGGTAAGGCCGCCGGGGTGGGATTCGTCAACGCCTTTTCCGGAGAAGACGGGGTGTTGCGGCGCGTGCCGCTGCTGGCCGCGGATCGCGGGCAGCGCCTTTATCCCGCTCTGACTCTCGAGATGCTGCGCGTCGCGTTCGACGCGCCGAACGGGGTGCTGGAGAGTCGCGGGGATACCGGCCGCCTGCGCGGGATTCGGCTCGGTTCCGCTTTTTTTCCCACCGACCGGGAGGGTGTGGTCGGCGTCTTTTTCCGCTCCGTTCCCCCGCCGACCGTCCCGGTGGAACGCCTGCTGGCGGGTGAACTGCCGAATGAGATGCTCGAGGGTCGGATCGTCCTGATCGGCAGCAGCGCGGCGGGGCTTTTCGACCGCGTAGCCACGCCGGTACGCGGGGAGATACCCGGGGTCGAGGTCCACGCCAACGTGCTCGACAACCTTCTCGCCGGCGACGGCGTATTCCCGCTTCCGGGGGGGCGCAGAACCACGGCTGCGGCCACCGCCCTCCTGGGGCTGCTCTGGCTGATTCCCGTCGCGCGCTGGCGGATGCGCTGGGCTGTTCTGCTCGTGGTCGCGGTCTTCCCGGCCGTGACTGTCGCGGCCTGGGTGCTGCTCACCCGGTTCGGAATGATCGCCCATCCCGCCCCGATGATCTCGACCTGGGCGCTGCTGTTTGCCGCCGTCTTCGTCGTCCGCTACCGCAACGAGGAAGTCGAGCGCCGGCGGCTGCGCTCCATGTTCGGGCGCATGGTCTCCGAGTCGGTGTTGCGCTACCTCGACGAACACCCCGAAAACCTGTCCCTGCAGGGCGTGCGCACGGAGGCCACCGTGTTCTTTTCGGACGCCGCGAATTTCACGTCGATCGCCGAATCGCTCGAACCGGAACAGGTCGCCGAAATCCTCAACCGCTACTTCACCCGCGCCACCGAAGTCGTCACCGAATCGGGCGGCTACGTCGATAAATTCGAGGGCGATGCAATGATGGCGGTGTGGAACGTCCCGTACGCCACGCCCGATCACGCCCTGCGCGCCTGCGAGTCGGCCCTGCGGCAGCAGGGCGTGATCGACGAACTGCGCGACGAATTCCGCCGTGATTACGGGATCGACTGGCATGTGCGTATGGGTATCAATACCGGTCCGGTCGTCGCCGGCAACATGGGGTCGGAAACCCATTTCGAGTACACCGTGCTCGGCGACGCGGTAAACCAGGCGTCGAGATACGAACCGTTGAATAAAAAATACGGAACCCGTATTATCATCGGCGAGGAGACCAATCGGCGCGTGTCCCGCGTGCTGGAGACCCGGTTCATAGACCGGGTCACCGTGCGGGGCCGGAGCGAACCGGTGGAGATTTATGAGTTAGTGAGCCCGCAGCCCGGCGGCCGGAAAGCGGAAATCAGCAACGGCAATCCAGCACTATGA